One Vidua chalybeata isolate OUT-0048 chromosome 22, bVidCha1 merged haplotype, whole genome shotgun sequence genomic region harbors:
- the TNFRSF1B gene encoding tumor necrosis factor receptor superfamily member 1B isoform X4, with translation MGPRWALLPVLIPVLLPALIPALIPALIPVLIPVLIPALLLGPIPALIPALLPALIGAAAGREYSLPYTPQFAQCNNPSTEFYDEELNKCCSQCPPGQYRTGSCSHTMDTKCSPCRPKTYTAIWNHSPQCFACSPPCRKGLVQNQTCTRSQDRVCSCPPHKYCVSKLDEYCELCRTHKKCGKGYRVSRRGTDSTDTECKPCPPGTFSPEESYNTSCTPHTICKSVAVPGNSRIDTVCNDSGTATVLPHTILNLLLTQSSAFHKPEIITRPVTLNSVPDLSHITGAVAGPLLLVLIIAILGYCLVSKKRALVYSAAATEAELPFPPPEKQCDKKVRDTELQNSRSSEGEQQHLLETSGSSSSILNPTGSATISVISKKNYEKKNPGGFQQQHSPPEGPKFQSGDRHSSNILVTEERR, from the exons ATGGGGCCGCGCTGGGCGCTGCTCCCGGTGCTGATCCCGGTGCTGCTCCCGGCGTTGATCCCGGCGCTGATCCCGGCGCTGATCCCGGTGCTGATCCCGGTGCTGATCCCGGCGCTGCTCCTGGGGCCGATCCCGGCGCTGATCCCGGCGCTGCTGCCGGCGCTGATCGGCGCCGCGGCCGGGCGg GAATATTCATTACCTTACACGCCACAGTTTGCACAATGCAACAATCCCAGCACTGAATTCTATGATGAAGAACTTAATAAATGCTGCAGCCAGTGCCCTCCAG gtCAGTAtaggacagggagctgcagtCACACCATGGACACCAAGTGCAGCCCCTGCAGACCTAAAACTTACACAGCAATCTGGAATCATTCTCCACAGTGCTTTGCCTGCTCACCACCCTGCAGGAAAG GGCTTGTACAGAATCAAACATGCACTAGGTCCCAGGACAGAGTCTGCAGCTGCCCACCCCACAAGTACTGTGTTTCCAAGCTAGATGAGTACTGTGAACTGTGTAGAACACATAAAAAATGCGGCAAAGGTTACCGGGTGTCCAGAAGAG ggacagacagcacagacacagaatGTAAACCTTGTCCTCCTGGCACGTTTTCCCCTGAGGAATCCTACAACACCAGCTGCACACCCCATACCAT TTGTAAATCAGTGGCTGttcctgggaacagcaggatTGACACTGTTTGCAATGACTCAGGAACAGCCACAGTTCTGCCTCACACCATTTTGAACCTACTTCTGACCCAAAGCTCAGCTTTCCACAAACCTGAAATAATAACTCGACCTGTCACGTTAAACTCTGTACCTGACCTGTCCCACATCACCG gaGCAGTAGCAGGGCCATTGTTATTGGTCTTGATAATTGCTATTTTGGGGTATTGCTTAGTCTCAAAAAAAAGAG CCCTTGTGTACTCTGCAGCAGCTACAGAAGCAGAATTG CCTTTTCCCCCTCCAGAAAAACAGTGTGACAAAAAAGTCAGAGATACAGAATTGCAGAACTCCAGGAGTTCTGAAGGGGAACAACAGCATCTCTTGGAAACTTCTGGGTCCAGCAGTAGTATCCTGAATCCAACTGGATCTGCAACCATCAGTGTGATAAGTAAAAAgaattatgaaaagaaaaacccaggaGGATTTCAGCAGCAACATTCACCTCCTGAAGGTCCTAAATTCCAGAGTGGAGACAGACACAGCTCT AACATTCTGGTAACGGAGGAACGCAGGTGA
- the TNFRSF1B gene encoding tumor necrosis factor receptor superfamily member 1B isoform X1, producing the protein MGPRWALLPVLIPVLLPALIPALIPALIPVLIPVLIPALLLGPIPALIPALLPALIGAAAGREYSLPYTPQFAQCNNPSTEFYDEELNKCCSQCPPGQYRTGSCSHTMDTKCSPCRPKTYTAIWNHSPQCFACSPPCRKGLVQNQTCTRSQDRVCSCPPHKYCVSKLDEYCELCRTHKKCGKGYRVSRRGTDSTDTECKPCPPGTFSPEESYNTSCTPHTICKSVAVPGNSRIDTVCNDSGTATVLPHTILNLLLTQSSAFHKPEIITRPVTLNSVPDLSHITGAVAGPLLLVLIIAILGYCLVSKKRALVYSAAATEAELPFPPPEKQCDKKVRDTELQNSRSSEGEQQHLLETSGSSSSILNPTGSATISVISKKNYEKKNPGGFQQQHSPPEGPKFQSGDRHSSVSSEHSGNGGTQVNVTCIVKLCRPDCSSQCPEQTAPASRDYGHTSCYSPAGEETLLSKEENALNKETEIHIAVENEDNLLQDLLPEEKKVPLGIQDAGMKTS; encoded by the exons ATGGGGCCGCGCTGGGCGCTGCTCCCGGTGCTGATCCCGGTGCTGCTCCCGGCGTTGATCCCGGCGCTGATCCCGGCGCTGATCCCGGTGCTGATCCCGGTGCTGATCCCGGCGCTGCTCCTGGGGCCGATCCCGGCGCTGATCCCGGCGCTGCTGCCGGCGCTGATCGGCGCCGCGGCCGGGCGg GAATATTCATTACCTTACACGCCACAGTTTGCACAATGCAACAATCCCAGCACTGAATTCTATGATGAAGAACTTAATAAATGCTGCAGCCAGTGCCCTCCAG gtCAGTAtaggacagggagctgcagtCACACCATGGACACCAAGTGCAGCCCCTGCAGACCTAAAACTTACACAGCAATCTGGAATCATTCTCCACAGTGCTTTGCCTGCTCACCACCCTGCAGGAAAG GGCTTGTACAGAATCAAACATGCACTAGGTCCCAGGACAGAGTCTGCAGCTGCCCACCCCACAAGTACTGTGTTTCCAAGCTAGATGAGTACTGTGAACTGTGTAGAACACATAAAAAATGCGGCAAAGGTTACCGGGTGTCCAGAAGAG ggacagacagcacagacacagaatGTAAACCTTGTCCTCCTGGCACGTTTTCCCCTGAGGAATCCTACAACACCAGCTGCACACCCCATACCAT TTGTAAATCAGTGGCTGttcctgggaacagcaggatTGACACTGTTTGCAATGACTCAGGAACAGCCACAGTTCTGCCTCACACCATTTTGAACCTACTTCTGACCCAAAGCTCAGCTTTCCACAAACCTGAAATAATAACTCGACCTGTCACGTTAAACTCTGTACCTGACCTGTCCCACATCACCG gaGCAGTAGCAGGGCCATTGTTATTGGTCTTGATAATTGCTATTTTGGGGTATTGCTTAGTCTCAAAAAAAAGAG CCCTTGTGTACTCTGCAGCAGCTACAGAAGCAGAATTG CCTTTTCCCCCTCCAGAAAAACAGTGTGACAAAAAAGTCAGAGATACAGAATTGCAGAACTCCAGGAGTTCTGAAGGGGAACAACAGCATCTCTTGGAAACTTCTGGGTCCAGCAGTAGTATCCTGAATCCAACTGGATCTGCAACCATCAGTGTGATAAGTAAAAAgaattatgaaaagaaaaacccaggaGGATTTCAGCAGCAACATTCACCTCCTGAAGGTCCTAAATTCCAGAGTGGAGACAGACACAGCTCTGTGAGTTCAG AACATTCTGGTAACGGAGGAACGCAGGTGAATGTGACGTGCATTGTTAAACTTTGTAGACCagactgcagctcccagtgccccgAGCAGACTGCTCCAGCTAGCAGGGATTATGGGCACACTTCCTGTTATTCCCCAGCAGGGGAAGAAACCCTcctttcaaaagaagaaaatgccttgaacaaagaaactgaaattcacATCGCAGTGGAAAATGAGGACAATTTACTTCAAGACTTActtccagaagaaaagaaggttCCTCTGGGTATTCAAGATGCTGGGATGAAAACCAGTTAA
- the TNFRSF1B gene encoding tumor necrosis factor receptor superfamily member 1B isoform X2, with the protein MGPRWALLPVLIPVLLPALIPALIPALIPVLIPVLIPALLLGPIPALIPALLPALIGAAAGREYSLPYTPQFAQCNNPSTEFYDEELNKCCSQCPPGQYRTGSCSHTMDTKCSPCRPKTYTAIWNHSPQCFACSPPCRKGLVQNQTCTRSQDRVCSCPPHKYCVSKLDEYCELCRTHKKCGKGYRVSRRGTDSTDTECKPCPPGTFSPEESYNTSCTPHTICKSVAVPGNSRIDTVCNDSGTATVLPHTILNLLLTQSSAFHKPEIITRPVTLNSVPDLSHITALVYSAAATEAELPFPPPEKQCDKKVRDTELQNSRSSEGEQQHLLETSGSSSSILNPTGSATISVISKKNYEKKNPGGFQQQHSPPEGPKFQSGDRHSSVSSEHSGNGGTQVNVTCIVKLCRPDCSSQCPEQTAPASRDYGHTSCYSPAGEETLLSKEENALNKETEIHIAVENEDNLLQDLLPEEKKVPLGIQDAGMKTS; encoded by the exons ATGGGGCCGCGCTGGGCGCTGCTCCCGGTGCTGATCCCGGTGCTGCTCCCGGCGTTGATCCCGGCGCTGATCCCGGCGCTGATCCCGGTGCTGATCCCGGTGCTGATCCCGGCGCTGCTCCTGGGGCCGATCCCGGCGCTGATCCCGGCGCTGCTGCCGGCGCTGATCGGCGCCGCGGCCGGGCGg GAATATTCATTACCTTACACGCCACAGTTTGCACAATGCAACAATCCCAGCACTGAATTCTATGATGAAGAACTTAATAAATGCTGCAGCCAGTGCCCTCCAG gtCAGTAtaggacagggagctgcagtCACACCATGGACACCAAGTGCAGCCCCTGCAGACCTAAAACTTACACAGCAATCTGGAATCATTCTCCACAGTGCTTTGCCTGCTCACCACCCTGCAGGAAAG GGCTTGTACAGAATCAAACATGCACTAGGTCCCAGGACAGAGTCTGCAGCTGCCCACCCCACAAGTACTGTGTTTCCAAGCTAGATGAGTACTGTGAACTGTGTAGAACACATAAAAAATGCGGCAAAGGTTACCGGGTGTCCAGAAGAG ggacagacagcacagacacagaatGTAAACCTTGTCCTCCTGGCACGTTTTCCCCTGAGGAATCCTACAACACCAGCTGCACACCCCATACCAT TTGTAAATCAGTGGCTGttcctgggaacagcaggatTGACACTGTTTGCAATGACTCAGGAACAGCCACAGTTCTGCCTCACACCATTTTGAACCTACTTCTGACCCAAAGCTCAGCTTTCCACAAACCTGAAATAATAACTCGACCTGTCACGTTAAACTCTGTACCTGACCTGTCCCACATCACCG CCCTTGTGTACTCTGCAGCAGCTACAGAAGCAGAATTG CCTTTTCCCCCTCCAGAAAAACAGTGTGACAAAAAAGTCAGAGATACAGAATTGCAGAACTCCAGGAGTTCTGAAGGGGAACAACAGCATCTCTTGGAAACTTCTGGGTCCAGCAGTAGTATCCTGAATCCAACTGGATCTGCAACCATCAGTGTGATAAGTAAAAAgaattatgaaaagaaaaacccaggaGGATTTCAGCAGCAACATTCACCTCCTGAAGGTCCTAAATTCCAGAGTGGAGACAGACACAGCTCTGTGAGTTCAG AACATTCTGGTAACGGAGGAACGCAGGTGAATGTGACGTGCATTGTTAAACTTTGTAGACCagactgcagctcccagtgccccgAGCAGACTGCTCCAGCTAGCAGGGATTATGGGCACACTTCCTGTTATTCCCCAGCAGGGGAAGAAACCCTcctttcaaaagaagaaaatgccttgaacaaagaaactgaaattcacATCGCAGTGGAAAATGAGGACAATTTACTTCAAGACTTActtccagaagaaaagaaggttCCTCTGGGTATTCAAGATGCTGGGATGAAAACCAGTTAA
- the TNFRSF1B gene encoding tumor necrosis factor receptor superfamily member 1B isoform X3, translating to MGPRWALLPVLIPVLLPALIPALIPALIPVLIPVLIPALLLGPIPALIPALLPALIGAAAGREYSLPYTPQFAQCNNPSTEFYDEELNKCCSQCPPGQYRTGSCSHTMDTKCSPCRPKTYTAIWNHSPQCFACSPPCRKGTDSTDTECKPCPPGTFSPEESYNTSCTPHTICKSVAVPGNSRIDTVCNDSGTATVLPHTILNLLLTQSSAFHKPEIITRPVTLNSVPDLSHITGAVAGPLLLVLIIAILGYCLVSKKRALVYSAAATEAELPFPPPEKQCDKKVRDTELQNSRSSEGEQQHLLETSGSSSSILNPTGSATISVISKKNYEKKNPGGFQQQHSPPEGPKFQSGDRHSSVSSEHSGNGGTQVNVTCIVKLCRPDCSSQCPEQTAPASRDYGHTSCYSPAGEETLLSKEENALNKETEIHIAVENEDNLLQDLLPEEKKVPLGIQDAGMKTS from the exons ATGGGGCCGCGCTGGGCGCTGCTCCCGGTGCTGATCCCGGTGCTGCTCCCGGCGTTGATCCCGGCGCTGATCCCGGCGCTGATCCCGGTGCTGATCCCGGTGCTGATCCCGGCGCTGCTCCTGGGGCCGATCCCGGCGCTGATCCCGGCGCTGCTGCCGGCGCTGATCGGCGCCGCGGCCGGGCGg GAATATTCATTACCTTACACGCCACAGTTTGCACAATGCAACAATCCCAGCACTGAATTCTATGATGAAGAACTTAATAAATGCTGCAGCCAGTGCCCTCCAG gtCAGTAtaggacagggagctgcagtCACACCATGGACACCAAGTGCAGCCCCTGCAGACCTAAAACTTACACAGCAATCTGGAATCATTCTCCACAGTGCTTTGCCTGCTCACCACCCTGCAGGAAAG ggacagacagcacagacacagaatGTAAACCTTGTCCTCCTGGCACGTTTTCCCCTGAGGAATCCTACAACACCAGCTGCACACCCCATACCAT TTGTAAATCAGTGGCTGttcctgggaacagcaggatTGACACTGTTTGCAATGACTCAGGAACAGCCACAGTTCTGCCTCACACCATTTTGAACCTACTTCTGACCCAAAGCTCAGCTTTCCACAAACCTGAAATAATAACTCGACCTGTCACGTTAAACTCTGTACCTGACCTGTCCCACATCACCG gaGCAGTAGCAGGGCCATTGTTATTGGTCTTGATAATTGCTATTTTGGGGTATTGCTTAGTCTCAAAAAAAAGAG CCCTTGTGTACTCTGCAGCAGCTACAGAAGCAGAATTG CCTTTTCCCCCTCCAGAAAAACAGTGTGACAAAAAAGTCAGAGATACAGAATTGCAGAACTCCAGGAGTTCTGAAGGGGAACAACAGCATCTCTTGGAAACTTCTGGGTCCAGCAGTAGTATCCTGAATCCAACTGGATCTGCAACCATCAGTGTGATAAGTAAAAAgaattatgaaaagaaaaacccaggaGGATTTCAGCAGCAACATTCACCTCCTGAAGGTCCTAAATTCCAGAGTGGAGACAGACACAGCTCTGTGAGTTCAG AACATTCTGGTAACGGAGGAACGCAGGTGAATGTGACGTGCATTGTTAAACTTTGTAGACCagactgcagctcccagtgccccgAGCAGACTGCTCCAGCTAGCAGGGATTATGGGCACACTTCCTGTTATTCCCCAGCAGGGGAAGAAACCCTcctttcaaaagaagaaaatgccttgaacaaagaaactgaaattcacATCGCAGTGGAAAATGAGGACAATTTACTTCAAGACTTActtccagaagaaaagaaggttCCTCTGGGTATTCAAGATGCTGGGATGAAAACCAGTTAA